The window CCCAATCCTTGCCGTCGAGGAACATTTCGTGAGGCGGAACGGGTCGATACGGCGGCGCGCCGAAGCGTTGACCTTCGAGGCTATCGACGCGGGCTTCGTAGTGTTCGCGGATCTGTTCGAAACGCTGGCTGATAGCTTCGTCCGCCATGTGATCGAAGCTGACGCCTGCGCCCTGCAGATAATCGAAAAGCGTTTCGAGATGGGGATGGAAGAACGGCAGCCAATGCTCTTGGCCCTGGTAGCGACGACCGCTGCTGACGGCTTCATAAAGCGGATCGTCACCCGTATTGCCGCCGAAGATCGAGACGTAGCGTGTTCTGAAGAGCGCTGTTGCGGCTTCACCGAAGGCCACTTCGCTGACCGGCATCAGCGAAAACTTCGGAACGGGCTTCAGCGATCGCTGCGTTTCAGCATCGAACGACTTTATCGATTCAAGAGTGTCGCCAAAGAAGTCGAGACGCATCGGATTGGAGCGGCCCGGCGGATAAAGATCGAGGATGCCGCCGCGTTGCGCGTATTCGCCCGGCTCCATCACGGTGCTCGACCGATCGTAGCCGTAGGATTCAAGCCGTTTGATCAAATCGGCCGGATCGAGGCGCTGACCGGGCGCGATCGTCTTGACCGCGCCGCGAATGAAAGATTGCGGCGGAAGACGTTGCAGAATTGCGTTTACGGTCGTCAGAACGAGCGTCGGCTTTTTGCGGCCGCCCAACGCCAGCTTGCCCAGCGCCATGATGCGTTTCGAGACGATCTCAGCGTTGGGGCTGGTGCGGTCGTAGGGAACGGAATCCCAAGCCGGAAACGGAACAACGGCGACGTCCGGCGCGAAGAACGCCATCGCAGCCTGCAGTTCCTCCATGCGGCGATCGTCGCGCGCGATGTGGAGATGCAGACCATGCTGGTCACCGGAGCGGGCAGCCTTCGTGATATCGGCAATGACGCGCGCGTCGAAGCCCTCCGGAACACCGGAGAAGATCGCGCGGGATTGCTGCTGCTCGGCCATCGAAAATGTTCGTCTCTTCGTTCAAAGTCCGTGGAAAACGCGAATGTCGGCGATCAGGGTCCGAAACTCGCTCTGGTCCGGCTCGGCCCCGCTGAGGATCCACCGTTGCAGAGTGGGATCGGGTAGCTCCAACAAACCCTCGAACTGCGCCATCTCCGCATCGAGAAACGCTGGAAGATGCTGATCGGCAAAGCGGCCGAGCAGGAAATCCATCTCCTTCGTGCCGCGGTGGTGAGAGCGGTAGGCGGCTCGCCGCCGTCGCACG is drawn from Hyphomicrobium methylovorum and contains these coding sequences:
- a CDS encoding succinate dehydrogenase assembly factor 2, producing MTDDLDVRRRRAAYRSHHRGTKEMDFLLGRFADQHLPAFLDAEMAQFEGLLELPDPTLQRWILSGAEPDQSEFRTLIADIRVFHGL